Proteins from one Xenorhabdus griffiniae genomic window:
- a CDS encoding phage major capsid protein: MKLHELKQRRNTIATEMRALHDTIGDTVWTDEQRTEWNKAKTELDTLNEQIQREESLRSLDQQLVDNTEPEQRQQPETEQQERRAAAFDKFLRHGLGEMTTEERQALRELRAQGTTPDEKGGYTVPTQMLNKVVEAMKAYGGIASVAQILSTSTGQTIEWATADGTTEEGELLGENTAASEEDTAFGTESLGAKKLSSKIIRVSNELLQDSGIDMEAYLAKRIAQRIGRGEARYLVKGTGTGSPQQPKGLETSVTGTVDAAAKFSWKDMNTLKHAIDPAYRNVGTFRWAFNDSTLKLITEMEDAQGRPLWLPEIAGVVPSTVLGVPYVIDQAIADMGAGKKFIYCGDFNRFIVRRVAYMTLKRLVERYAEYDQVAFLAFHRFDCILEDTAAIKALVGKGTASAG, encoded by the coding sequence ATGAAATTACATGAACTGAAACAACGCCGTAACACCATCGCTACTGAAATGCGCGCCCTGCATGACACCATCGGGGATACCGTATGGACTGACGAACAGCGCACCGAATGGAACAAAGCCAAAACGGAGCTGGATACTCTCAACGAGCAAATCCAGCGTGAGGAATCGTTGCGCAGTTTGGATCAGCAACTGGTGGACAACACCGAACCCGAGCAGCGTCAGCAGCCGGAAACGGAGCAACAGGAGCGCCGGGCGGCGGCGTTTGATAAATTCCTGCGCCACGGCCTGGGGGAAATGACGACGGAAGAGCGTCAGGCCCTGCGTGAATTACGGGCACAGGGGACGACCCCGGATGAGAAAGGTGGCTACACCGTCCCGACTCAGATGTTAAACAAAGTCGTTGAAGCCATGAAAGCTTACGGCGGGATTGCCAGTGTAGCGCAGATTCTCAGTACTTCCACCGGGCAGACCATCGAGTGGGCGACCGCGGATGGCACCACGGAAGAGGGCGAGCTGTTGGGCGAAAACACGGCGGCCAGTGAAGAAGACACCGCGTTCGGCACCGAATCTCTGGGGGCGAAGAAACTGTCCTCCAAAATTATTCGGGTATCCAATGAGCTGTTGCAGGATTCCGGTATTGATATGGAAGCCTATCTGGCAAAACGCATCGCCCAGCGCATCGGCCGCGGTGAAGCCCGGTATCTGGTGAAAGGCACCGGCACAGGCAGCCCGCAACAACCCAAGGGGTTGGAAACGTCCGTGACCGGCACCGTGGACGCGGCGGCCAAGTTTAGCTGGAAAGACATGAACACCCTGAAACACGCGATTGACCCGGCCTACCGTAATGTCGGAACTTTCCGCTGGGCGTTCAATGACAGCACGCTGAAACTCATCACTGAGATGGAAGATGCACAGGGGCGCCCGCTGTGGTTACCGGAAATTGCCGGTGTCGTGCCCTCAACGGTGCTGGGTGTGCCATATGTGATTGATCAAGCGATTGCGGATATGGGCGCGGGTAAGAAATTCATCTACTGCGGGGATTTTAACCGCTTTATCGTGCGCCGTGTGGCTTACATGACGTTGAAACGGTTGGTTGAGCGTTATGCCGAGTACGATCAGGTCGCCTTTTTGGCCTTCCACCGCTTTGACTGCATTCTGGAAGACACGGCCGCGATTAAAGCGCTGGTCGGCAAGGGCACTGCTTCTGCGGGTTAA
- a CDS encoding HK97 family phage prohead protease, whose protein sequence is MSDREMRCYPGEVRTETQENQPTRIVGYGSVFNSRSEPLWGFREIIKPGAFDDVLNDDVRGLFNHDPNFILGRSTAGTLSLSVDERGLQYGIQAPDTQTIRDLVLAPMQRGDITQSSFAFRVARDGEHWYEDEEGIVIREISRFSRLYDVSPVTYPAYQEADSAVRSLTAWQEARASGDLTKAINQKQARERILTLLNI, encoded by the coding sequence ATGAGTGACAGAGAAATGCGCTGTTACCCCGGTGAGGTGCGGACGGAAACACAGGAGAACCAGCCGACGCGCATTGTCGGTTACGGCTCGGTGTTTAACAGTCGCTCTGAACCGCTCTGGGGCTTTCGTGAAATTATCAAGCCGGGCGCGTTTGATGACGTGTTGAATGATGATGTGCGCGGGCTGTTTAACCATGACCCTAACTTTATTCTGGGGCGCAGCACCGCCGGCACCTTGTCGCTCTCGGTAGATGAACGCGGACTGCAATATGGCATTCAGGCGCCGGATACCCAGACTATCCGTGATCTGGTGCTGGCTCCTATGCAACGGGGTGATATTACTCAGTCCAGCTTCGCTTTCCGTGTCGCGCGTGATGGCGAACACTGGTACGAAGATGAAGAAGGAATTGTTATCCGGGAAATTAGCCGCTTCTCTCGTTTGTATGACGTGAGTCCGGTCACCTATCCGGCGTATCAGGAGGCGGACTCTGCCGTCCGCTCGTTGACCGCGTGGCAAGAAGCTCGCGCCAGTGGCGATTTAACCAAAGCTATCAATCAAAAACAGGCGCGTGAGCGCATTCTGACTTTACTGAATATTTAG
- a CDS encoding phage portal protein, with protein MLLDALFRSEPLENPQIPLTAESAESDGLFRADVYVSPETSMKLAAVYACIYVLSSSVAQMPLHVMRKTGQSVDMARDHPVFYLIHDEPNLWQTSYKWRELKQRHILGWGNGYSWVKRNRRGEVTTIEACMPWETTLLNTGGRYTYGVYNEDGSFAISPDDMIHIRALGNNRKVGLSPILQHAETIGMGMSGQKYTTAFFGGNARPAGIVSVKGEINDKGWERLKLMWRKAAAALRSEENKTMLLPAELDYKALTVSPVDAQLIDMMKLNRSMIAGLFNVPAHMINDLEKATFSNIGNQAIEFVRHTVMPWVVNWEQELNRRLFTRQERMAGFYVRFNLAGLLRGTPQERAQFYHFAITDGWMSRNEARAFEDMNPVEGLDEMLVSVNAANPVNNTPLKPEQEDKPDE; from the coding sequence ATGCTACTTGATGCGCTGTTTCGCAGTGAACCGCTGGAAAATCCGCAAATACCGCTGACTGCGGAGTCGGCAGAGAGCGACGGGCTATTCCGTGCCGATGTCTATGTCAGCCCGGAAACGTCAATGAAACTGGCCGCCGTGTATGCCTGTATCTATGTATTGTCCTCGTCGGTCGCCCAGATGCCATTACATGTGATGCGCAAGACGGGGCAGTCGGTAGACATGGCGCGTGATCATCCGGTGTTCTACCTGATACACGATGAGCCGAACCTCTGGCAGACCAGTTATAAATGGCGGGAGCTGAAACAGCGCCATATTCTCGGCTGGGGGAATGGTTACTCGTGGGTAAAACGTAACCGCCGCGGGGAAGTGACCACGATTGAGGCCTGTATGCCGTGGGAAACCACGTTACTCAACACGGGCGGGCGCTATACCTACGGGGTGTATAACGAAGACGGCAGCTTTGCGATTAGCCCTGACGATATGATCCACATTCGCGCCCTGGGCAATAACCGGAAAGTGGGTTTAAGCCCTATCCTGCAACATGCGGAAACGATCGGCATGGGGATGAGCGGGCAGAAGTACACTACTGCTTTTTTTGGCGGTAATGCCCGTCCTGCCGGGATTGTCTCCGTGAAAGGAGAAATCAATGATAAGGGCTGGGAACGGCTTAAACTGATGTGGCGTAAAGCGGCGGCGGCCCTGCGCAGTGAAGAAAACAAGACCATGCTGCTGCCTGCCGAGCTGGATTACAAAGCCCTGACCGTCTCGCCGGTGGATGCGCAGCTGATTGACATGATGAAACTCAACCGCTCTATGATAGCGGGGTTGTTCAACGTACCCGCCCATATGATTAACGATTTAGAGAAGGCAACTTTTTCTAATATCGGCAATCAGGCGATTGAGTTTGTTCGCCATACCGTGATGCCGTGGGTAGTGAATTGGGAGCAGGAGCTGAACCGCCGGTTATTTACCCGACAGGAGCGCATGGCCGGTTTTTATGTCCGCTTTAATCTGGCGGGATTACTGCGCGGCACCCCACAGGAGCGCGCTCAGTTCTACCATTTTGCTATCACCGATGGCTGGATGAGCCGCAATGAAGCCCGCGCATTTGAAGACATGAACCCGGTTGAGGGACTGGACGAGATGTTGGTCAGTGTCAATGCTGCTAATCCGGTCAATAACACCCCCCTTAAACCTGAACAAGAGGATAAACCCGATGAGTGA
- a CDS encoding terminase large subunit produces the protein MAKVADGIRYAERVVADEIVSGELVKLACQRFLNDLKTGEARDIIFSEARAQHILNFYKFVPHVKGALAGKPIELMDWHVFILINLFGFVRPLVDEATGEVVLRNDGSGRPVMVRRFRTAYNEVARKNAKSTLSSGIGLYMTGADSEGGAEVYSAATTRDQARIVFEDAKNMIKQAKPTLGRLFEFNKLAIYQEQSASKFEPLSSDANNLDGLNIHCGIVDELHAHKTRDVWDVLETATGARLQSLLFGITTAGFNKEGICYELRDYAVKVLRGQVPDDTFFGLIYTLDKEDDPFDETVWQKANPGLGICKRWDDLRRLAKKAKEQVSARHNFFTKHMNLWVTAESAWMDMLKWDDCEPLAPPHELKTYPMWVGVDLANKIDICAAVKVWQGNNGHVHADFRFWLPEGRLERCSRQMAELYRKWAELGVLTLTDGEVVDHAQIKEELLIWISGENLKELGFDPWSAVQFSLALAEEGIPLVEVAQTVRNLSESMKSLEAAVYSGKFHHNAHPVMNWMMSNVTVKPDKNDNIFPNKSTPESKIDGPVALFTALSRLLVNGGDEPDFLSNLDPDDLLML, from the coding sequence ATGGCAAAAGTCGCCGATGGCATTCGCTACGCCGAACGGGTCGTGGCGGATGAGATTGTATCCGGTGAGCTGGTGAAGCTTGCCTGTCAGCGGTTCCTAAATGACCTGAAAACAGGCGAAGCACGAGACATCATATTCAGTGAAGCCCGCGCCCAGCATATCCTGAACTTTTACAAATTCGTGCCACACGTCAAAGGCGCACTGGCAGGCAAACCCATTGAACTGATGGACTGGCATGTCTTTATTCTGATTAACCTGTTTGGCTTTGTGCGTCCGTTAGTGGATGAAGCGACTGGGGAAGTGGTGCTGCGCAATGACGGCAGTGGCCGGCCGGTGATGGTTCGCCGTTTTCGTACCGCCTATAACGAAGTGGCGCGTAAAAATGCCAAATCCACACTGTCGTCCGGTATCGGGTTGTATATGACGGGCGCCGACAGTGAGGGCGGGGCGGAAGTCTATTCGGCGGCCACCACCCGTGATCAGGCGCGCATTGTGTTTGAAGATGCGAAAAACATGATCAAGCAGGCCAAACCGACATTAGGCAGGTTGTTTGAATTTAACAAGCTGGCAATTTATCAGGAACAATCCGCATCCAAGTTTGAACCGTTGTCCAGCGATGCTAATAACCTCGACGGTCTCAATATTCACTGTGGCATTGTCGATGAGCTGCATGCACACAAGACCCGCGATGTTTGGGACGTACTGGAAACTGCCACGGGTGCGCGTCTGCAATCCCTGCTGTTTGGGATCACCACGGCCGGCTTTAACAAGGAAGGCATTTGTTATGAGCTACGTGACTATGCGGTCAAGGTGCTGCGTGGTCAGGTGCCGGATGACACTTTTTTCGGCCTGATTTACACGCTGGATAAAGAGGACGACCCGTTTGATGAGACCGTGTGGCAGAAAGCCAATCCCGGTCTGGGGATTTGCAAACGCTGGGATGACTTACGGCGGCTAGCGAAAAAGGCCAAAGAACAAGTGTCAGCACGGCATAACTTCTTTACCAAACACATGAACTTGTGGGTGACGGCCGAATCCGCGTGGATGGATATGCTCAAATGGGACGACTGCGAACCGCTGGCACCCCCGCATGAGCTGAAAACCTACCCGATGTGGGTGGGCGTGGATTTGGCGAACAAGATTGATATCTGTGCGGCTGTGAAAGTGTGGCAGGGCAATAACGGGCATGTGCATGCTGATTTTCGCTTCTGGTTACCGGAAGGCCGGCTGGAACGTTGCTCACGGCAGATGGCGGAACTGTACCGCAAGTGGGCTGAATTAGGAGTGCTCACCCTGACGGACGGTGAAGTTGTTGATCATGCACAAATAAAAGAAGAGCTGTTGATTTGGATAAGCGGGGAAAATCTGAAAGAGCTGGGTTTTGATCCGTGGAGTGCAGTCCAGTTCAGCTTAGCCTTAGCGGAAGAAGGTATTCCTTTAGTCGAGGTCGCCCAGACGGTACGCAACCTGTCCGAATCCATGAAATCATTGGAAGCGGCCGTGTACAGCGGTAAATTTCACCATAACGCCCACCCGGTGATGAACTGGATGATGAGTAACGTGACTGTCAAACCGGACAAGAACGACAATATCTTCCCCAACAAATCCACGCCCGAGTCCAAAATCGACGGTCCTGTTGCCCTGTTTACTGCCCTGAGCCGATTACTGGTGAACGGGGGGGACGAACCCGACTTTCTCTCTAACCTCGATCCCGATGATCTGTTAATGCTATGA
- a CDS encoding phage terminase small subunit P27 family produces the protein MAGRPLTPTHLRLVRGNPSKRPINAHEPMPEKGVPNVPKHFGKMGRYWHERIAQELDKVGVLTSLDAKALELLIEAYVEYRTHCETLENEGYTYRTDQGLIKAHPAAGMKADAWKRIHTMLSAFGMSPSSRTKVNMAGEDKADPLAELLQMRD, from the coding sequence ATGGCAGGACGACCGCTAACCCCGACTCACCTGCGTTTGGTGAGGGGTAACCCATCAAAACGGCCAATTAACGCCCATGAACCGATGCCGGAAAAAGGGGTGCCTAATGTTCCTAAGCATTTTGGGAAAATGGGGCGGTATTGGCATGAACGGATCGCACAGGAACTGGATAAAGTCGGCGTACTCACCAGCCTTGACGCCAAAGCGCTTGAGTTGCTGATCGAGGCCTACGTCGAATACCGGACGCATTGCGAGACATTGGAGAACGAGGGTTACACCTACCGAACCGATCAGGGGTTGATTAAAGCGCATCCCGCCGCAGGCATGAAAGCCGATGCGTGGAAACGCATTCACACTATGCTCAGTGCATTCGGCATGTCGCCCTCCAGTCGGACAAAGGTCAATATGGCAGGGGAAGACAAGGCCGATCCGCTGGCGGAACTGTTACAAATGAGAGATTAA
- a CDS encoding HNH endonuclease, with product MTGSIDAERLHVCNKPVMNICQVEGCDLKVRSRNSPYCEKHYMRMRLHGSTEKRSTLKQGKLKHSGGYLLIYAPDHPLKRKSCRIYEHRAVYYQHHGDGPFRCHWCESVVTWDDMHVDHLDDCKTNNSPENLVASCPTCNQKRGHHKTARAMRLRSHRRYTAHGKTMCLNEWAGYLGLSFASLQWRLDRGWPIEKVFSPRIGKSGPSSRRKLKAYSDQLHI from the coding sequence GTGACTGGATCAATTGATGCAGAGCGCTTACACGTCTGTAATAAACCTGTGATGAATATTTGTCAGGTTGAAGGTTGTGACTTAAAAGTGCGTTCTCGCAATAGTCCTTATTGTGAAAAACACTACATGAGAATGCGTCTACACGGCTCTACAGAAAAACGCTCAACATTAAAGCAGGGCAAACTGAAGCACTCAGGTGGTTATTTATTGATTTATGCTCCTGATCATCCGCTGAAGAGAAAAAGTTGCAGGATTTACGAGCACCGCGCTGTTTACTATCAGCATCATGGTGATGGTCCATTTCGCTGCCATTGGTGTGAGTCTGTTGTGACATGGGATGATATGCATGTGGATCATCTTGATGATTGCAAAACAAATAATAGCCCAGAAAATCTCGTAGCCAGTTGTCCGACCTGTAACCAAAAAAGAGGGCATCATAAGACAGCGCGTGCTATGCGGCTACGCTCACACAGGCGATACACTGCTCATGGTAAAACGATGTGTTTAAATGAATGGGCTGGATACCTAGGCTTATCATTTGCAAGTTTGCAGTGGAGGTTAGATAGGGGCTGGCCAATAGAGAAAGTATTTAGCCCAAGAATAGGCAAGAGCGGACCGTCCAGCAGAAGAAAACTAAAAGCATACAGTGATCAACTTCACATTTAG
- a CDS encoding HNH endonuclease has translation MPPRIPRACRKRGCPKTTTDRSGYCPDHLHTGWQSHQQGKSRHQRGYGSKWDKLRERILRRDKYLCQTCLRSGRAVEAKTVDHIIPKAHGGTDTDSNLSSICHSCHKFKTAHERLKRF, from the coding sequence ATGCCTCCTCGTATTCCGAGAGCCTGCCGTAAGCGTGGCTGTCCCAAGACCACTACCGACCGCAGCGGCTACTGTCCTGACCATCTGCACACTGGCTGGCAATCTCACCAACAGGGCAAGAGCCGTCACCAGCGCGGCTATGGTAGCAAATGGGACAAGTTACGGGAAAGGATTCTTAGGCGAGATAAATATCTGTGTCAGACGTGCTTACGAAGTGGTCGGGCGGTAGAAGCCAAGACCGTTGACCATATTATCCCCAAGGCACATGGGGGAACTGATACAGATAGCAATCTATCTTCGATTTGCCATAGCTGCCATAAATTCAAAACAGCCCACGAACGTCTAAAGCGATTCTAA
- a CDS encoding KilA-N domain-containing protein yields MSNIIPLEYDGHPIWFNEEGWINATDVAAKFGKIPNEWVRLPETIAYIQALERRYGKIPYVKTSRARKDRGGGTWLHPKLAVLFARWLSIDFAIWCDEQIDTLIHGSQPTFTDQRINALFLLDKPVTWEKQFQQPFYQALSRMSGLPYHGHVGGTPSLFGMITSKWVYQVVLPDSVYVEAREAAKGSGDKIHQYLKPEAKKLVQEQLKAVTILANGCVDYKDFEARCVQSFGKSGEQGMLILPVEREFSYSAVRH; encoded by the coding sequence ATGAGTAACATCATTCCATTGGAGTATGACGGTCACCCTATTTGGTTTAATGAAGAGGGATGGATCAATGCCACGGACGTGGCAGCTAAGTTTGGTAAGATCCCGAACGAGTGGGTTCGCCTGCCTGAAACCATCGCTTATATTCAAGCACTTGAGCGTAGATACGGGAAAATCCCGTATGTAAAAACCAGTCGTGCAAGAAAAGATAGAGGAGGTGGGACATGGCTTCATCCCAAATTAGCTGTCCTTTTTGCCCGCTGGTTATCAATTGATTTTGCTATCTGGTGTGATGAACAAATAGATACCTTGATCCATGGCAGCCAACCTACATTCACTGACCAGCGTATCAATGCCCTCTTTCTTCTTGATAAGCCTGTTACATGGGAAAAGCAGTTTCAGCAGCCTTTCTATCAGGCGCTCAGTCGTATGTCAGGATTGCCCTATCACGGTCATGTCGGTGGTACGCCATCCTTATTTGGCATGATTACATCCAAATGGGTGTATCAGGTGGTGTTGCCTGACTCGGTATATGTAGAGGCAAGAGAAGCAGCCAAAGGTAGTGGAGACAAGATCCATCAATATCTTAAGCCAGAAGCTAAGAAACTGGTACAAGAGCAACTGAAAGCGGTCACGATATTGGCCAACGGCTGCGTGGATTACAAAGACTTTGAGGCACGCTGCGTTCAGTCATTTGGCAAATCAGGCGAGCAAGGTATGTTGATCTTACCGGTAGAGCGGGAATTCAGCTATTCAGCGGTCAGGCATTAA
- a CDS encoding lysis protein: MKWQLKFGAVIIGIALIGYAAHSVYSVYAENGRLVSENESLTTKLSEQLAINATQQARIQQLHELDTKHTQELAHAKTEIDTLRADVAAGRRKLRIKAACPVSETVTSSSVGATTAVELTGETGSTVLDIREGIISDRAKLSYLQDYIKTECYKVTK, translated from the coding sequence ATGAAATGGCAATTGAAATTTGGCGCTGTGATTATAGGTATCGCGCTGATTGGTTATGCTGCACACTCCGTCTATTCGGTATATGCAGAAAACGGTCGGCTGGTGAGTGAAAATGAATCACTGACCACCAAACTATCTGAACAACTCGCCATCAACGCCACCCAGCAAGCGCGAATCCAGCAACTCCACGAGCTGGACACCAAACACACTCAGGAACTCGCCCATGCCAAGACTGAAATCGATACTTTGCGCGCTGATGTTGCCGCTGGTCGTCGCAAGTTGCGCATCAAAGCCGCCTGCCCCGTGTCTGAAACCGTTACCTCCAGCAGCGTGGGCGCTACAACCGCCGTCGAACTCACTGGAGAAACTGGATCAACTGTTCTCGATATCCGAGAAGGCATTATCAGCGACCGGGCAAAACTGAGCTATTTGCAGGATTACATTAAAACTGAATGTTATAAGGTGACGAAATGA
- a CDS encoding structural protein: MTRGIRNNNPGNIDYNKANKWQGLLSHDPKIESRFCRFESPEYGIRALMKLLCNYHKGGHNSVSKIINRWAPSNENNTTAYINGVAKALNVDPFDKIEVNKSTLIALSKSIIRHENGQQPYSDDVFTRAFEML, encoded by the coding sequence ATGACGAGAGGCATTCGTAACAACAATCCCGGCAACATTGACTACAACAAAGCGAATAAGTGGCAAGGTCTATTATCCCATGACCCTAAGATTGAATCTCGGTTCTGTCGGTTCGAGTCGCCAGAATATGGCATCCGAGCACTGATGAAGTTGTTGTGTAATTATCACAAAGGTGGACATAACAGCGTATCCAAGATTATCAATCGCTGGGCACCTTCCAATGAGAACAATACTACGGCTTACATTAATGGTGTTGCTAAGGCGCTTAATGTTGATCCGTTCGACAAGATTGAAGTCAATAAATCCACGCTGATTGCTTTGTCCAAGTCTATTATTCGGCACGAGAACGGCCAACAGCCTTATTCCGATGATGTTTTTACACGGGCGTTTGAGATGTTATGA
- a CDS encoding phage holin family protein → MRMPNKDPSSFELSQWLILLLLSAWGGIVRYIIDIKTSNARWSWFGAFAQVIVSGFTGLIGGFISLEAGLSLYMTFASAGMCGAMGSIALTYFWNRLTGAHR, encoded by the coding sequence ATGCGTATGCCAAATAAAGACCCAAGCAGCTTTGAGCTATCTCAATGGCTGATACTTTTGCTGCTTTCTGCATGGGGCGGGATAGTCCGCTACATCATTGATATAAAAACCAGCAACGCCCGCTGGAGTTGGTTTGGGGCATTTGCTCAGGTCATTGTTTCAGGATTTACCGGACTGATAGGGGGCTTTATCAGTTTGGAGGCGGGGCTGAGCTTATACATGACATTCGCCAGTGCAGGTATGTGCGGGGCAATGGGCAGTATCGCCCTCACGTATTTCTGGAACCGACTGACAGGTGCTCACAGATGA
- a CDS encoding type II toxin-antitoxin system PemK/MazF family toxin — MGLKYQPKVGSVLMCDFKGLIVPEIVKIRPVVVIARHRRNNKLVTVVPVSTTEPMPVFDYHYELSENPIPENEQIRCWVKCDMIMTVSTERLDRIKVRTWQGRNYIDPRLSNDEMGQIKNAVLHGIGMSHLVK, encoded by the coding sequence ATGGGATTAAAATATCAACCGAAGGTAGGTTCTGTTCTTATGTGTGATTTTAAGGGATTAATTGTTCCTGAAATTGTGAAAATAAGGCCAGTTGTTGTGATAGCCAGGCATAGGCGAAACAATAAACTAGTTACCGTCGTGCCAGTAAGCACAACCGAGCCTATGCCGGTATTTGATTATCACTATGAGTTATCAGAAAACCCTATTCCAGAAAATGAACAGATTAGGTGTTGGGTAAAATGCGATATGATTATGACCGTATCCACGGAAAGGCTTGATAGAATCAAGGTACGAACATGGCAAGGACGAAATTACATAGATCCGCGGCTATCTAACGATGAGATGGGACAAATAAAGAACGCCGTCCTTCATGGGATAGGAATGTCTCATCTGGTGAAATAA
- a CDS encoding antiterminator Q family protein produces MRDIQMVLERWGGWAASGNSSINYSPIAAGFKGLLPYTSKSRPSCCDNDGIAVDSAVGQLRKSGRTDEFELIELHYIHDISKSDIARKKKCSEGKIRQNLMVAETFVEACLIMAGVTLEMDAWTHKVTPTEKVA; encoded by the coding sequence ATGCGTGATATTCAGATGGTATTGGAACGCTGGGGTGGATGGGCAGCAAGCGGAAATAGCAGCATTAATTATTCACCTATCGCGGCAGGCTTCAAAGGCTTATTGCCTTACACATCAAAATCAAGACCTTCTTGCTGTGATAATGACGGTATTGCTGTAGATAGCGCTGTAGGTCAATTAAGAAAATCAGGTCGGACAGATGAATTCGAGTTAATTGAATTGCATTACATTCACGACATTTCTAAGTCAGACATAGCCAGAAAGAAAAAATGTTCTGAAGGAAAGATACGGCAAAATCTGATGGTCGCAGAAACTTTTGTGGAAGCCTGTTTAATTATGGCTGGCGTTACTCTGGAAATGGACGCTTGGACACATAAAGTGACACCAACAGAAAAAGTAGCATAA
- a CDS encoding DUF7146 domain-containing protein: protein MNRIKTADAVIGRWPEIFTYYQLPPVTGKRHFKGNCPICERKGSFRIDDREGRGTFICTCNAGDGWKLLTLTQGKDYKTLADEIDLLLGIQSDKRSTAKKETNITGFRNRVTACYANLSHLRGTQGEAYLRNRGIHVLPADNVKYCAEQPVRNGTLQAIWALATDSKGLACYLHRTYLDGDRKAALEVTKKMNSLQEESYLAHAQSVAIRLFPVDSTLGIAEGIETALSCKQIYGVNTWSTMNAGYMAKFIAPQGVKHLIVFADNDWSATGHAAAMECARKNLQANNDVEKVSVRWPDAGDFNDLLQNGDQARELEFIRKTAETA, encoded by the coding sequence ATGAACCGAATCAAAACTGCTGATGCCGTGATAGGTCGCTGGCCTGAAATCTTTACCTACTACCAATTACCGCCTGTAACCGGCAAGCGTCATTTTAAAGGGAATTGCCCGATATGTGAGCGGAAAGGCAGCTTTCGGATTGATGACAGGGAGGGCAGAGGGACGTTCATTTGTACCTGCAATGCCGGGGATGGCTGGAAGCTACTCACACTGACGCAGGGGAAAGACTACAAGACACTGGCGGACGAGATTGATCTGCTGCTGGGTATCCAATCGGACAAACGCAGCACAGCGAAAAAAGAGACCAATATCACCGGATTCAGAAACAGAGTCACAGCCTGTTATGCCAATTTATCCCATCTCAGAGGCACACAGGGTGAGGCTTATTTGCGTAACCGGGGTATTCATGTTCTGCCTGCTGATAACGTGAAATATTGCGCTGAACAGCCTGTCCGTAACGGAACACTGCAAGCGATATGGGCACTGGCTACCGATTCAAAAGGGCTGGCGTGTTATCTGCACCGGACGTATTTAGATGGGGATCGGAAAGCCGCGCTAGAGGTGACGAAAAAAATGAACTCACTGCAAGAAGAGAGCTATTTAGCCCATGCCCAATCAGTGGCTATTCGTCTGTTTCCGGTGGATTCGACACTGGGGATTGCCGAAGGCATCGAGACCGCGCTTTCCTGTAAGCAAATTTACGGCGTAAACACATGGTCAACCATGAACGCCGGATATATGGCGAAATTTATTGCTCCACAGGGCGTGAAACACCTCATTGTTTTTGCAGATAACGACTGGAGCGCCACAGGTCATGCTGCCGCGATGGAGTGCGCCCGCAAGAATTTACAGGCGAATAACGACGTTGAAAAAGTCAGCGTTCGTTGGCCGGACGCCGGGGATTTTAATGACCTGCTCCAGAACGGGGATCAGGCCAGAGAGTTGGAATTTATAAGAAAGACAGCGGAGACAGCATAA